TCCTGGAACACCCAGGTGGGCGTTGGCTATGCGCTCGGGAACTCCACCCAGATGAATCTCTCCTGGCGCTACATGCACCTGGGCGGCACCAATGGGGCCACCCCCGAAAATGCCTACAGCGTCAACCAAAATGGCATCGAAGCCGGGGTGAAGTTCTTCTTCTGAATCGGTCCTTGATTACGGGCGACGGATCGGGCCGGTGGTTTGAGGGTCAGAATTGAACCAGCTGATCTCATTCGTGAGGCGAGGATCGCCTTGAAGTGATGACCCCGTTACGCCCACCGGCACGGACGCCGCTGCAACAAGCCTTCTGGTCCATGGGCAGGTGGCCGCTGCCAGTTCTGCCGCTGCTTTTGGCAGGGGTCTTCAGCACTCTCGGCGCCCAGGCGATACCTCCGCCACCGGAGTCCTTCGATGGGGAGACGATCCGCTGTCAGCGCGCGGGCAGCGCCGCCACGGTGCTGATCTGTCGGGATGCCGAACTGACGGCCATCGACGCGCAGCTGCGCCAGGCCTTTCGCCACCTGCGGGACGATGCTTCCCTCAAGCAGCCAGAGCGCGAGGCCCTGATGGAGGATCAGCGCCGCTGGGTGGAAACCATGGACCAATGCTGGAGGGCTCAGGAGAACATGCGGTCCTGTGTGAAGGCCAGCCAGCAGCAACGGTTGCGTCAGTTGGAGTCGTTGGCGATGCAACGGCGGTTGATGCCAGGAACCAATGATGGAGGCAAGGGGTGTCATGGGTGACCAGGCCACCAGAGTGGTCTGCGCGTTTGCCGCCATCACGAGCCTGATCATCGTCTGTGCTCGCTCGCCCGGATTGCAAGGCATCGATCTTCCCTTTCTGGCCTTGGTTGTTGCACCCTTTCTGCTGCTTGGCTTGATGGCTGGAAGCGTTCGTGAGCGCAGCTCGGACGCAAGAGTTCTTTTCATCCTCACACTGTTTCTTGCGCTGGGGGGTACGTTCCTTCTGGCTCTCCATGCCCCAATCCCAAACACAGGGCCCGAGCCTGGGCTAGCGCAAAGCGTGGTAATGATTGGCGTACCGTTGCTGCAGTTGATCGCCGTGATCCTGCTAGGTTTGATCCTCCGCTTGAGGAGAATGTTGGCTTCATAAAATGGCTTTCATTTTTTTTTGCGTCAGAATGTTGAGAGGTGAGTTCATTCCGAAGTGATTCAGTCATTGCCCGGACAACTTCGTCTCGTCGGGAGGGCTCATTGACCATCAGCCAAGGAGATGTACCAGTTCCACAACCGAGAACCGGACCGAAACCAAGAAGGGGTACGATGCAAAAATAATGTCAATACAAAGAGTGTTGATGAAACGACTCCAGACCCTCACTGCCTCTCTGCTGAGTCTTGCTTCTGTGGCCCTCGCTGCACCAGCGCTGGCCGACACTGTCGATGCTCGCTGCGATGTTTTTCCCGCAGGTGACGACAAGGCCACCTCCTCGGGGCTGTGTACCTTTTCCCAGCGCCAGGGCTTCGTGAGCATTCAGCTCAAGGGCGGCCAGACGATCGAGCTCAAGCCCAACGAGAGCACGCCCAACGCCTTCTTTGATGAGCGTGGTGAGCCTGCCAAGCGCGAGATGCTGGAGGCCAATCGCGGACAGGTTTACCGGCTGGAAAAACAGTCGATCTTCGTCTTCTGGGATACGGCCCCCTACTCCAAGGGCGCCCCCAGCGGCAGCTCCGCTCCCGTCAGCGGGGCCTCCATGGCAAAACCGCCCGAGATTGTCACCCTCCTGTTGGGCATCCGTCAGGTGAAATTTGACGGCGCCTGTCGGGTCAATTTCAACAAGGCCGGGAAGACCTTCAGCAAAACCTCTGCCTGTGACGCGGCCCAGGTGGGTGTCGCGGAGGACGCCATTCGGCGCTATTTCCGTGAACAGGGGCTCTGAAGCTCTGACCCATTGATGATGAGCTCAGCCGCGACCATATCAGGACCGTTCAACGGGCCAGGGTTCGTTTCGCCGTTCTGAAAGCTCTTACAAATTGGGAACTTCCTTTCGCTCCGAACCGTGTTCAGACGGTGGCCCAAAAGATCAGCTGACGACTGGAATGAGCACGGAGACAGCAGGAGCCAAGCCCCTGCTGATCATTGGAATCAACCCTTGATCACTGGCGTCGAATAGGGCCGGTGGTTTTTGCGTCAAAATCAGTCCAACTGCTCTCATTCACGACGCGGGGATCGCCTTGAATCGAATACGTGATGAAGCCCGTTTTGAACACCAGGGCACCATCACTGAGCTTACTGGCCACAGACTTGCCGTTCACCGTTACCTTGTTCTTGTTGTCGATGCGAATTGTGGCCACGGTCAGTCCTTCGCTGCTTTTGGCGATCCATTTGCCGGCGTAGGTGGAAGTGGCCGTGGTGGTGGTGCCAAATCCAGCTCTGGCGTTTTCGGCTTTGGTCTTGTTGATATCGCAGCCCTTCAGTTCGGTGACTTGCGTGCAGCCAGAGCGATCAAGCTTCTTGGCATAGGCGGGATCAATGGCCTGGGAGGAAAGCGGCCACATCAACAGGATCGTGGTGGCGGCTGTGGCGGCAATAACGTGCTTGCTCTGCTTCACTTTGAACACTCCTTTGGGTTGTTGAAAGAAATTGAACTGAGGCCACAGAAAGTCTAGCCAACTTCCTGCGGCAAGGCGCCACATGAGCCCTGCCAACAGGTCTAAAGTTTAGCCTTTATTCGGCCACCATCTAGTTGCAGCGGCTCGGCCGCGAACCAGACCTTGGCCATCGCGATGGCCACCTACTGATGATTGAGAAGCCATCAATCCATGCGCCTCGACCGACGCAGCGATACCTCCGCAACCCAGAACTTCCCTACGATTGCTGTGAATAGAGAGCATCGTCTTTTGGCAAGCCCCAATCCTTCATGGATCTCCCCCCTGCCGCTCGTGTTGGTCCCCCTGGCCATCTGGGGAACCATGGGCCTCTCACAAGGCCCCGCCTGGAGCGCAACGGAGAAACCTCCACAACCGGTGCTCCTGAACTCACGGCCGCCCCTGCTCGTTCCTGATCCCCGCCTGGAAGCGGCCTTACGCCGTGAGCTGTTTCCGGTGCGCGTGGAGGATGGACAAGGGCACGGACCCGATCCAGGTTCAAGTGAGTGGAAGCAGGCAGAGGCTTTTAAGCAGAGCAGGGCATGTGCGCAGGTGGGCTCCCTTCGCTATGCCTACGATCGCGTGGATCTCAATGGTGACGGCAGCCCGGAGATCGTGGCCACCGTTCAAGGCCCCTACACCTGCGGCACCGGTGGCTGCAACTTCTATGTCTTTCGCAATGGGCTGAAGGGCCCCACCTTGGTCTCGCGAATGACCCTGTTCAGGCCACCCCTGATCGTGAGTGAACAGAAGCATCACGGCTGGAAGGATTTGATCGTGAACGTGCGTCAGGATGCCGGCCATGGCGGCTATGCCGTTCTCTCGTTTGATGGCAGGGGCTATCCCAGCAATCCGAGTGCGCCCCCAGCCCAACCCCTGCGTCATCCCCTCAAAGGAACGGCGCTGCTGGTGATGAAGCCCGAACCGGATCAGGGACTTCCTTTGCCCTGTGCTCCTTAGGTTTTTTTGGGGCGGCTCAGAAGGCAGCGCTGGAGCCTCCCATGGATCTCCTCATCGTCGGGCGTCTGCTCCAGCACCCGGCTCAGCCAGCGCACGGCCTCAGCCCACTGTCCGGCTTCTTCAGACAGTTCTGCCAGCCCCTGCCAACAAAACCTGTCGGCCCCGGGCCAGTAAAGGTGCCGGAGATAGGGCTGCTGGCAGGCAGGATGCCAGGCTCCCAGCGGACCCGGCCCCGTGGTCGCGCGGTGCTGGTCCACCAGGTTGACTCCATGGGTGAGCCAGTGCCGGGCCCCCTCGGGCCTGTTCAGCCTGCGCAGACCGATGGCCAGCATGCAGATCGAAGGCAGGTGGTTCGGTTCGATGGAGAGCAATTCCAACAGAAGGGCCGCCACGCTGGGGAAATGGCCGAGCTCGTAGTGCCGACTTGCCTCCCGATACAGCCGCGCCGTTCGGTAATGATCGGCGTCAGGCTGGTGAAGGGACGCGATCTCCCGCGGTAACTGTTGGATCACCTCCAGCGCCTGCTGCGAATCTCCCATTGCCGTGCTGGCGTGGAGGAGAGCCTCATCAAGCATCGGCAACATCGGCCGAAACTTCTGACAGAACGCTTCGAGACGCTGATCTCTCTGGGATGGATTCAATCCCGCTTGGGCGAGCAGCGCATCAAGTTGTGGCTGCTCCTGTTGGAGCAAGGCCAACGCTCGTGTGCCCAACTCCGCCCCATAGTCAAAGCTGAGTTGTTCGAGGCTCTGCTGGAACCGCTCCCCATCGTAGAGAAGGTAACTGCAGCGCAGGCTGTTCATCAGCATGGGTGGCGGCGGGTCACCATCCGCCGCGGGCACAAAGGGGGCAGCGTTCAACACCAGACCATCGGCGGGCAGGGGGTCGGAGCAACTGGTGGGAGGGTCGCCGTTGCCTGGATCTTCGAAGACGTCCTTGTAGCGATGCCCCACCTGAAGGCTCTGATCCAGCCGGCATTCGAAACCTGCCAGACCCGCCAGCATCGACAGGAAGCGATCTTCATGCCCCCAGCCCTGCAGAAAATCCGGGAACCCGCCCAACTGCTCATACACGCTGCGGCGAATCGCAAAGAATCCGCCGTTGACGAAGGGCACAACCCAGTTCACCAGGGGGTCGCTCTGAATCGGCATCCAGGCCGGTTGCTGATGACAGAGTCGACGACTGGTGTAGACGGAACCGGCGGTGGTGTTGCCGTTACGGCTGTCATAGCAATCGATGCTGAGCAGATGGCAACCGGGGTCCGTGAAATGGCGCTCCATCTGGATCCAGAGATCGCTCTGGGGAAAGTCCAGATGCGCATCGATGAAGACCAGCACCTCGCCGCGGCAACCCACGGAGGCGAACCTTCGCCCCCTCGACACCCCCAAACTATGGTTGAGTCGCCTCAGGCGGATGATTCCCTGCTGCCGCAGCTCTAGCCAGGGCCCGGCATCGAGAAAGGCACTGCTGGAGTCGTTGGATCCGTCATCCAGCAAGGAGCACTCCAGACCACCCGTTGGTGGTGTGAGCGCCATCAATTGTTCGAGGGTGCTCTGAAGCTGGGATCCCTCGTTACGACTGCCGATCACCACACTGATGAGCGGCTTGGTGGAGGGATCCATCGGCTCTAGGGCTGTCCCACCGTGAGCACCACCGAAGCACGGCCGCCGTTGGCGGTGGGGACAGAGAGACGTACATCCAGAGGCAGCGACACCCGCCTCAGATCACTGATTGAAATCGTCGCGCTTCGGGGCACATAGCTCACCCCTGGGGGTAAGGGAGCGCCATCGGCCAGTGTGAGGCGACCCTGAATCAGCGCCGGCTGCGGTCCCAGCTTCGCCAGAATGTGGGCGGGAATTCTGTAACTGAGCGGCACGTTCAACCCGGTGGGTTTGGCCTGATTGAGGGCGGCCTGCACATTGATCGGCTGCAGGATCGGCTTGCTATCGAGCGCACTGCCGGCGCTGCCTGGCACGCGGATCGGCGCGAGCGTTGGGGCCGGTGTCAGCTGGGGGGCGGCTGTCGGCGCTGGTGTCGGCTGCGCCTGGGGCACCCGGATCGGAGCGAGCGTTGGGGCCGGTGTCAGCTGGGGAGCGGCCGTCGGCGCCGGCGTCGGCTGCGCCTGCGGCACCCGGATCGGAGCCAGCGTTGGCGCTGGCGTCAGCTGGGGGGCGGCTGTCGGCGCTGGTGTCGGCTGCGCCTGAGGCACCCGGATCGGTGCCAGCGTTGGGGCCGGTGTCAGCTGGGGGGCGGCTGTCGGCGCTGGTGTCGGCTGCGCCTGGGGCACCCGGATCGGTGCCAGCGTTGGGGCCGGTGTCAGCTGGGGAGCGGCCGTCGGCGCCGGCGTCGGCTGCGCCTGCGGCACCCGGATCGGAGCCAGCGTTGGCGCTGGCGTCAGCTGGGGGGCCGCCGTCGGCGCTGGTGTCGGCTGCGCCTGGGGCACCCGGATCGGAGCGAGCGTTGGGACCGGTTTCAGCTGAGGCGAGGCCGTCGGTGCCGCCGTGGGCTGGGCCTGCGGCACGCGGATCGGTGCCAGCGTTGGGGCCGGTGTCAGCTGGGGGGCGGCTGTCGGTGCTGGTGTCGGCTGCGCCTGGGGCACCCGGATCGGAGCCAGCGTTGGGGCCGGGGTCAGCTGGGGGGCGGCTGTCGGCGCTGGTGTCGGCTGCGCCTGAGGCACCCGGATCGGCGCGAGCGTTGGCGCTGGTGTCAGCTGGGGGGCGGCTGTCGGCGCTGGTGTCGGCTGCGCCTGGGGCACCCGGATCGGAGCCAGCGTTGGGGCCGTTGGCAGCTTGGGAGCAGCCGTCGGGGCGGACGTTCGTTGCGGCGCCGCCGTCGGAGGCAGAGTCGGGGCGGCCGTCGGCGTGGCGACCATCCGCGGCGGCACCGCGGTCGGCTGGAGCTGACCATTGGGCGCCAGGGTCGGGACGGCCGTCGGGGCCGCCGTTCGCTGCGGCGCCGCCGTCGGAGGCAGGGTCGGTGCGGCCGTCGGGGTGATGACCGTCCGCGGCGGCACCGCGGTCGGCTGGAGCTGACCATTGGGCGCCAGGGTCGGCGCGGCCGTCGGGGCCGCCGTTCGCTGCGGCGCCGCCGTTGGAGGCAGGGTCGGTGCGGCCGTCGGGGTGATGACCGTCCGCGGCGGCACCGCGGTCGGCTGGAGCTGACCATTGGGCGCCAGGGTCGGCACCGCCGTCGGGGCGGACGTTCGCTGCGGCGCCGCCGTCGGAGGCAGAGTCGGGGCGGCCGTGGGCGTGACGACCATCCGCGGCGGCACCGCGGTCGGCTGGAGCTGACCCTTGGGCGCCAGCGTCGGGGCCGCCGTCGGGGCGGACGTTCGCTGCGGCGCCGCCGTCGGAGGCAGAGTCGGGGCGGCCGTGGGCGTGACGACCATCCGCGGCGGCACCGCGGTCGGCTGGAGCTGACCATTGGGCGCCAGGGTCGGCGCCGCCGTCGGGGCGGTCGTTCGCTGCGGCGCCGCCGTTGGAGGCAGAGTCGGGGCGGCCGTCGGCGTGATGACCGTCCGCGGCGGCACCGCGGTCGGCTGGAGCTGACCATTGGGCACCAGCGTCGGGGCCGCCGTCGGGGCGGTCGTTCGCTGCGGCGCCGCCGTTGGAGGCAGGGTCGGTGCGGCCGTCGGCGTGATGACCGACCGCGGCGGCACCGCGGTCGGCTGGAGCTGACCACTGGGCGCCAGGGTCGGCGCCGCCGTCGGGGCGGACGTTCGCTGCGGCGCCGCCGTCGGAGGCAGGGTCGGGGCGGCCGTCGGCGTGATGACCGTCCGCGGCGGCACCGCGGTCGGCTGGAGCTGACCATTGGGCGCCAGCGTCGGGGCCGCCGTCGGGGCGGTCGTCGGCGCTGGTGTCGGCTGCGCCTGAGGCACCCGGATCGGCGCCAGCGTTGGGGCCGGTGTCAGCTGGGGGGCGGCTGTCGGCGCTGGTGTCGGCTGCGCCTGGGGCACCCGGATCGGAGCCAGCGTTGGGGCCGGGGTCAGCTGGGGGGCCGCCGTCGGTGCTGGCGTCGGCTGCG
Above is a genomic segment from Cyanobium sp. ATX 6F1 containing:
- a CDS encoding lysozyme inhibitor LprI family protein translates to MTPLRPPARTPLQQAFWSMGRWPLPVLPLLLAGVFSTLGAQAIPPPPESFDGETIRCQRAGSAATVLICRDAELTAIDAQLRQAFRHLRDDASLKQPEREALMEDQRRWVETMDQCWRAQENMRSCVKASQQQRLRQLESLAMQRRLMPGTNDGGKGCHG
- a CDS encoding glycosyltransferase, with amino-acid sequence MDPSTKPLISVVIGSRNEGSQLQSTLEQLMALTPPTGGLECSLLDDGSNDSSSAFLDAGPWLELRQQGIIRLRRLNHSLGVSRGRRFASVGCRGEVLVFIDAHLDFPQSDLWIQMERHFTDPGCHLLSIDCYDSRNGNTTAGSVYTSRRLCHQQPAWMPIQSDPLVNWVVPFVNGGFFAIRRSVYEQLGGFPDFLQGWGHEDRFLSMLAGLAGFECRLDQSLQVGHRYKDVFEDPGNGDPPTSCSDPLPADGLVLNAAPFVPAADGDPPPPMLMNSLRCSYLLYDGERFQQSLEQLSFDYGAELGTRALALLQQEQPQLDALLAQAGLNPSQRDQRLEAFCQKFRPMLPMLDEALLHASTAMGDSQQALEVIQQLPREIASLHQPDADHYRTARLYREASRHYELGHFPSVAALLLELLSIEPNHLPSICMLAIGLRRLNRPEGARHWLTHGVNLVDQHRATTGPGPLGAWHPACQQPYLRHLYWPGADRFCWQGLAELSEEAGQWAEAVRWLSRVLEQTPDDEEIHGRLQRCLLSRPKKT
- a CDS encoding filamentous hemagglutinin N-terminal domain-containing protein is translated as MRNPTSSANLRQLLLRHSKSGLILLALAQGNPLLQAATAQQLPTGALQERGAAGTVNQTGRTLTVTTPGRAVFSWGTFNIGQGDTVDFRNGGAVLNYVRSGGIASQINGILRATNPLVLLNNQGISVGRTALISVPSLLLSTGSLLPDSLDKFMAGVSYGNGLNAPLISIQMSNGDGPILVEGRIESTNGGGIGLVAPSVTIAPSASLFSRGFRSASTGTDGVNLPYNGIEPEGTLWIGTTGLPINPFTAGAGLPTGFGFAQISGQPSPQSASLALQASYDLERFVIGTAGARAGQFDGLFFSPSFRASDFYVYDGIEAVEEGHRLATNGGPLKRLLRTFNAKGQASDQEMLESDVLGLQLPAGAALMNAEGVQVDQVSGKITAGTLTIQPSTAALANPDFTDQFGSGPLKVAIGTGGSSVVGSNGVKAAYDPQSGVIAWSRTIPGTSVTETVAIPGGITINQGQTNPGFTRPPDPGITQSFEVKEGYYYHGSNGSYAGSSPCPGCRYVNPVTGQVTYWRGHFTTDSQGHPQFTTSGGVPDTHVVYMVGGQYYVTSASGFNPQTTPKNPPTQVVSPTLYQQVTRPGIPTQQQFQQVLPLSGQATIPQGSATSTWTRPTAPLVPTLAPIRVPQAQPTAAPTAAPQLTPAPTLAPILVPQAQPTPAPTAAPQLTPAPTLAPIRVPQAQPTPAPTAAPQLTPAPTLAPIRVPQAQPTPAPTAAPQLTPAPTLAPIRVPPVQPTPAPTAAPQLTPAPTLAPIRVPQAQPTPAPTAAPQLTPAPTLAPIRVPQAQPTPAPTAAPQLTPAPTLAPIRVPQAQPTPAPTAAPQLTPAPTLAPIRVPQAQPTPAPTTAPTAAPTLAPNGQLQPTAVPPRTVITPTAAPTLPPTAAPQRTSAPTAAPTLAPSGQLQPTAVPPRSVITPTAAPTLPPTAAPQRTTAPTAAPTLVPNGQLQPTAVPPRTVITPTAAPTLPPTAAPQRTTAPTAAPTLAPNGQLQPTAVPPRMVVTPTAAPTLPPTAAPQRTSAPTAAPTLAPKGQLQPTAVPPRMVVTPTAAPTLPPTAAPQRTSAPTAVPTLAPNGQLQPTAVPPRTVITPTAAPTLPPTAAPQRTAAPTAAPTLAPNGQLQPTAVPPRTVITPTAAPTLPPTAAPQRTAAPTAVPTLAPNGQLQPTAVPPRMVATPTAAPTLPPTAAPQRTSAPTAAPKLPTAPTLAPIRVPQAQPTPAPTAAPQLTPAPTLAPIRVPQAQPTPAPTAAPQLTPAPTLAPIRVPQAQPTPAPTAAPQLTPAPTLAPIRVPQAQPTAAPTASPQLKPVPTLAPIRVPQAQPTPAPTAAPQLTPAPTLAPIRVPQAQPTPAPTAAPQLTPAPTLAPIRVPQAQPTPAPTAAPQLTPAPTLAPIRVPQAQPTPAPTAAPQLTPAPTLAPIRVPQAQPTPAPTAAPQLTPAPTLAPIRVPQAQPTPAPTAAPQLTPAPTLAPIRVPGSAGSALDSKPILQPINVQAALNQAKPTGLNVPLSYRIPAHILAKLGPQPALIQGRLTLADGAPLPPGVSYVPRSATISISDLRRVSLPLDVRLSVPTANGGRASVVLTVGQP